A single region of the Chiloscyllium punctatum isolate Juve2018m chromosome 15, sChiPun1.3, whole genome shotgun sequence genome encodes:
- the ndufb4 gene encoding NADH dehydrogenase [ubiquinone] 1 beta subcomplex subunit 4 yields MAEYKEAPLASRPQTLDPREYLELSPEERRAQEERLAIRARLKLQYLSQLNDPHRTELIEDPALTRWSYARNLNHIYPNFRPSPKTSLLGFVCGVVPLFVLYYVFKTDRDRKEKLIKEGMERPFSLTS; encoded by the exons ATGGCGGAGTATAAAGAGGCGCCCCTTGCCTCCCGGCCTCAAACTCTTGATCCCCGCGAGTACCTGGAGCTGAGTCCCGAGGAGCGCCGGGCCCAGGAGGAACGACTCGCCATCCGGGCCCGCCTCAAGCTGCAGTATCTGAGCCAGCTCAATGACCCGCATCGGACTGAGctgata GAAGACCCAGCCCTCACTCGTTGGTCATATGCTCGCAATCTGAACCACATCTATCCCAACTTTCGTCCAAGTCCGAAGACGTCACTGTTAGGATTTGTCTGTGGAGTAGTGCCTCTCTTTGTGTTGTACTACGTCTTCAAAACAGATAGG GACCGCAAAGAAAAACTTATTAAAGAGGGAATGGAGCGACCATTTAGTCTAACATCATGA